The following is a genomic window from Methanophagales archaeon.
GAACGGATTGAAAAAGTTATTTCCAAGTTTTGATGAGAGAGCGATAAAATGGTGGAGATTGGTGAGGGATATGGACACGGCACCGATATTTGAAACGGGTTTTAAGAATAAGGTTTTGCCTTATAAAACGAAGATAAAGGGTTTGTATCTTGCGGGGATGTTCTCCCCTCCAAATTATCCCGAAAGAAGTATGAACGGATCGATTAGAGCAGGATTGGAGTGTGCAGAAAAGATATTAGGGGGTGAATCCCATGAAAACAGAAAATCTCAGTAGTTGGGTTGTTAGTAGATTGGCTAAGTTAGAGCTATTTATAGAAGAGTCAAGACTTTTAGTTGTTATATTGATATTCTTAGTAGGTTTTTTTGTAAGATTTTTACCTCTCATTATAATGGGATTTCCCACAGAACTCCCTTTTAACGGTGGTGGACTCTATTATCATTTCTCTGAAACTATCCTCAAAAATAACTTCGCATATCCACGAACAATTCCATATTACACTGATAATGGGATACCTTTTGCGTATCCACCTTTGCTTTTTTACCTTATTGCCATTGTAGCAAAATTCACTCCTTTATCTACTTTCATTCTTCACATTTATCTACCAACTTTTATAAGTGTAGCTACTGTTATTGCATTCTACTTTTTAGCAAAAGAAATATTCCAAGAAAGGAAGCTCATTCTATTTAGTACCCTTGTATATGCTATACTACCTACCGCCTTTTTAGAGCTAATTCCTGGTGAAGGCTTGTGTGAAAGCTTTGGAGTATTCATCTTTA
Proteins encoded in this region:
- a CDS encoding glycosyltransferase family 39 protein; its protein translation is MKTENLSSWVVSRLAKLELFIEESRLLVVILIFLVGFFVRFLPLIIMGFPTELPFNGGGLYYHFSETILKNNFAYPRTIPYYTDNGIPFAYPPLLFYLIAIVAKFTPLSTFILHIYLPTFISVATVIAFYFLAKEIFQERKLILFSTLVYAILPTAFLELIPGEGLCESFGVFIFIIGMIFMHKMFSTDSLKYILITGFLFGIAVLGSPGGGYAFAISLVVFSFLKGRGIFDAKKFTSVALIGAVVSSPWWLTVIDYHGIDVLLNGFMSKHSDILGL